The following are from one region of the Advenella mimigardefordensis DPN7 genome:
- a CDS encoding flavodoxin family protein, which produces MSNEITGKTLLIVWHSRTGAAEAAAMQAYEAALAIGRELDDPGDVCIRRACEVTPDDMLAASAYLFCAPENLASLSGQMKECFDRLYYPVLHRIEGRHFSAIITAGSDGEGALRQLRRICSGWRLNERVPAIILNMRSDTEAAILAPKTLSEAQRQQAGEIGATLFALL; this is translated from the coding sequence ATGTCAAATGAAATTACCGGTAAAACCCTGCTGATTGTGTGGCACTCCCGAACCGGCGCCGCCGAAGCCGCCGCCATGCAGGCATATGAAGCAGCGCTGGCTATTGGCAGGGAGCTGGATGACCCCGGCGATGTCTGCATCAGGCGTGCCTGCGAGGTAACGCCCGACGATATGCTTGCAGCGAGTGCCTATCTGTTTTGTGCGCCGGAAAATCTGGCCTCGCTCAGCGGCCAGATGAAAGAATGCTTTGACCGCCTGTATTACCCGGTGCTGCACCGCATAGAAGGTCGTCATTTCAGCGCGATTATTACTGCCGGCAGTGATGGCGAAGGTGCACTGCGCCAGTTGCGGCGCATTTGCAGCGGCTGGCGCCTTAATGAGCGGGTACCGGCCATTATCCTGAATATGCGCAGTGATACCGAAGCGGCCATTCTCGCGCCCAAAACGCTCAGCGAAGCACAGCGCCAGCAGGCAGGAGAAATCGGGGCCACCCTGTTCGCATTGCTGTAA
- a CDS encoding RidA family protein, which yields MSDIKRTNVGSRLSDMAVFNGVAYLAGQVPDDATLDMEGQTKQVLTTIDALLKEAGTSKERLLMVQIFVANMKEFDQMNKAWDEWVSKDNAPPRATIEARLANPDYKVEIVATAAL from the coding sequence ATGAGTGATATCAAGCGTACTAACGTGGGCAGCCGCCTTTCCGATATGGCCGTATTCAACGGCGTAGCTTACCTTGCCGGCCAGGTGCCCGATGATGCCACGCTCGATATGGAAGGCCAGACCAAACAGGTGCTCACCACCATCGATGCACTGCTCAAAGAAGCAGGCACCAGCAAGGAACGTTTGCTGATGGTGCAGATTTTCGTTGCGAACATGAAAGAGTTCGATCAAATGAACAAGGCCTGGGACGAGTGGGTTTCAAAAGACAACGCCCCGCCGCGCGCGACGATCGAAGCTCGCCTGGCCAACCCTGACTATAAAGTGGAAATTGTCGCTACAGCAGCGCTGTAA